From a single Terriglobia bacterium genomic region:
- a CDS encoding CopG family antitoxin — translation MKNESQYRKVDFEPAKIKAAMKRRKESRKQPTSVALDPELILELKAEAKARGVPYQVLMRMFIIDGFKRLKLAS, via the coding sequence GTGAAGAATGAATCCCAATACCGAAAGGTCGATTTTGAGCCGGCGAAGATCAAGGCTGCAATGAAGAGGCGGAAAGAGTCTCGCAAGCAGCCCACTTCGGTGGCTCTCGACCCTGAATTGATCCTGGAGCTCAAGGCCGAAGCGAAAGCTCGCGGCGTTCCCTACCAGGTCCTCATGCGCATGTTTATCATCGATGGATTTAAGCGCCTCAAGCTCGCAAGCTGA
- a CDS encoding ABC transporter ATP-binding protein, protein MLNVAIKKQFASNGRAGFALSADFTASQGITVLFGASGSGKTTTLRSIAGMVTPDAGRISLGNAVYFDSAARVDLAMQKRRVGFVFQDYLLFPHLSAAENVAYGAKARHEHARQQQAGELLKLVGVDYAAGRRPAELSGGEQQRVALARALASDPAILLLDEPLSAVDVATRSRLLDEIVEVQRKTGIPFLYVTHSPADAVRIGDSLLVMSEGSIVQQGRPLEVFNAPLNVPAARVLGTENILVGRIAGHQPEEGISIVDLGGCRMVIPRSQLADGSRVTLGIRAEDIIISRERIGRTSARNLLAGKVRHLLRDGESIELVAACGVDLKVRVTPQAERALELALDVEIYLLIKASSCHILG, encoded by the coding sequence ATGCTGAACGTCGCCATCAAAAAGCAGTTCGCCTCAAATGGCCGCGCCGGCTTTGCGCTCAGTGCCGATTTCACGGCCAGCCAGGGCATCACGGTACTGTTCGGAGCGTCGGGATCGGGCAAGACAACCACGTTGCGCTCGATTGCCGGCATGGTGACGCCGGACGCCGGAAGGATATCGCTGGGCAATGCGGTCTATTTCGACTCCGCCGCGCGGGTGGACCTCGCCATGCAAAAGCGCCGCGTGGGATTTGTTTTTCAGGATTACCTGCTGTTTCCGCACCTGAGCGCGGCTGAAAACGTCGCCTACGGGGCCAAGGCGCGGCACGAGCACGCTCGACAGCAACAGGCCGGCGAATTGCTCAAACTGGTAGGTGTGGACTATGCCGCTGGCCGCCGGCCCGCAGAGCTTTCCGGCGGTGAGCAGCAGCGCGTGGCGCTGGCCCGCGCGCTGGCCTCAGACCCCGCCATTCTGCTGCTCGATGAACCGCTCTCCGCCGTGGACGTGGCAACCCGATCGCGGCTGCTCGATGAAATCGTCGAAGTGCAACGGAAAACCGGCATTCCGTTTCTTTACGTCACCCACAGCCCGGCGGACGCGGTGCGCATCGGCGATTCGCTGTTGGTGATGTCGGAGGGCAGCATCGTCCAGCAGGGCAGGCCGCTGGAGGTGTTCAATGCGCCGCTCAACGTTCCGGCGGCCCGCGTGTTGGGAACGGAAAATATTCTGGTGGGAAGGATTGCCGGGCATCAGCCGGAGGAGGGCATCAGCATTGTTGATCTCGGCGGGTGCCGGATGGTTATTCCCCGCAGCCAGCTTGCCGATGGCAGCCGCGTCACCCTTGGCATCCGCGCGGAGGACATCATTATTTCCCGGGAACGCATCGGCCGCACCAGCGCGCGGAACCTGCTGGCGGGGAAGGTGCGGCATCTGCTGCGCGACGGAGAGAGCATCGAACTGGTAGCAGCTTGTGGAGTCGATCTCAAAGTGCGTGTCACGCCACAGGCCGAGCGCGCGCTTGAGCTCGCACTCGACGTAGAGATTTATCTCCTCATCAAAGCGAGTTCCTGCCACATCCTTGGTTGA
- the modB gene encoding molybdate ABC transporter permease subunit, translating into MIWSAFKLSLLVVSVATLAVTLAGTALAFLLARREFHGKEALDSLVMLPMVLPPTVTGYYLILLLGRRGLLGRYLFLMTGWTIAFTWEAAAIAAGVMALPLMVKSARAALESIDRRYELVSFSLGKSEFETFFRVTLPLASRGILAGVVLSFARALGEFGATLMLAGNIRGKTQTMPLAIYEAFISGEDQKAQVMAVILTVTSIAVIYLTNVLTRPPKAA; encoded by the coding sequence ATGATCTGGTCGGCTTTCAAATTATCGCTGCTGGTGGTGAGCGTGGCGACGTTGGCAGTCACGCTGGCGGGCACGGCGCTGGCATTTCTTCTGGCGCGGCGCGAATTCCACGGCAAGGAAGCGCTGGATTCACTGGTAATGCTGCCCATGGTGCTGCCGCCCACGGTGACCGGCTACTATCTGATTCTCCTGCTTGGCAGGCGCGGCCTTCTGGGCCGCTATCTATTTTTAATGACGGGATGGACAATCGCTTTCACCTGGGAAGCAGCGGCGATTGCCGCCGGTGTGATGGCGCTGCCGCTGATGGTGAAGTCGGCGCGGGCGGCGCTGGAATCAATTGACCGGCGCTACGAACTGGTCAGCTTCAGCCTGGGCAAGAGCGAGTTCGAAACGTTCTTCCGAGTCACGCTGCCGCTGGCTTCGCGCGGAATCCTGGCCGGAGTGGTGCTCAGCTTTGCGCGGGCGCTCGGAGAATTCGGCGCTACGCTGATGCTGGCCGGAAACATTCGCGGCAAAACGCAGACCATGCCGCTGGCGATTTATGAAGCGTTCATCTCCGGCGAAGACCAGAAGGCCCAGGTCATGGCGGTGATTCTTACAGTGACATCGATCGCGGTGATCTACCTGACCAACGTGCTGACCCGTCCGCCGAAGGCCGCATAA
- the modA gene encoding molybdate ABC transporter substrate-binding protein has protein sequence MLRRANKFVMLLAPLLACAVFSCSRHGSRLVGTDGGQITVAAAISLKDAFLSMAQTYQERTGDKVNFSFGASGELLRQIEAGAPIDAFASAGQREMDDLQSKGMVEVATRADFARNSLVMVAPAGSTLGLNAVSDLARPAVKRISIGNPKTVPAGMYAQQMLAHMQLWQKLQPRLIFAENVRQVLEYVERGEVNAGIVYSTDVSIAHGEVQVAARAPEGTYGPILYPIATIKGSPHPGAAKEFVRFVLAPDGRRVLQEFGFLPVK, from the coding sequence ATGCTCCGTCGCGCAAATAAATTCGTCATGCTGCTCGCGCCACTTCTCGCGTGTGCTGTTTTCTCCTGCAGCCGCCACGGTTCTCGATTGGTTGGAACCGACGGGGGACAAATCACCGTTGCCGCGGCCATCAGCCTGAAGGACGCCTTTCTTTCCATGGCGCAAACCTATCAGGAACGCACCGGCGACAAGGTAAATTTCAGCTTTGGCGCTTCCGGCGAGCTGTTGCGACAGATCGAAGCCGGCGCACCCATTGACGCCTTTGCCAGCGCGGGCCAGCGCGAGATGGACGATCTGCAATCAAAAGGAATGGTGGAAGTCGCTACCCGTGCTGACTTCGCACGCAACTCGCTCGTGATGGTGGCGCCCGCCGGGTCCACGCTCGGCTTGAACGCCGTCAGCGACCTGGCGCGGCCTGCGGTCAAAAGGATTTCCATCGGGAATCCCAAAACGGTGCCGGCGGGGATGTACGCGCAGCAGATGCTGGCCCACATGCAATTGTGGCAAAAACTCCAGCCCCGCCTGATTTTTGCGGAAAACGTCCGGCAGGTGCTGGAGTACGTGGAGCGAGGAGAGGTAAACGCGGGAATTGTTTACTCCACCGACGTGAGCATTGCGCATGGCGAGGTGCAGGTGGCGGCGCGCGCTCCCGAAGGGACCTACGGTCCGATTCTCTATCCCATCGCCACAATCAAGGGAAGCCCGCATCCCGGCGCGGCGAAGGAGTTCGTGCGCTTCGTGCTGGCGCCCGATGGGCGGCGCGTGCTTCAAGAATTCGGGTTCCTTCCGGTAAAGTAG
- a CDS encoding helix-turn-helix transcriptional regulator, whose product MDFLGVREAAQRLGVSYPTVKQWIYRGKLRTVKTVGGHHRIAQSEIDRLLFQQGRQAQTAQHSKPQLPKARPATGTGLQEFISGRNQLVGRIVGLKTIGLLTKVSLDVGGQIVTSVITRDACLDLKLKVGDTAAALIKATEVMIIRPNWKAS is encoded by the coding sequence ATGGACTTTTTGGGTGTTCGCGAAGCGGCGCAGCGGCTGGGCGTCAGTTATCCCACCGTGAAGCAGTGGATCTACCGCGGCAAACTCCGCACGGTGAAGACCGTGGGCGGGCATCATCGCATCGCGCAATCGGAAATTGACCGCCTGCTGTTCCAGCAGGGCCGCCAGGCGCAGACGGCGCAGCATTCCAAGCCTCAGCTTCCCAAAGCGCGTCCGGCAACGGGAACTGGCCTTCAGGAATTCATCAGCGGAAGAAACCAGTTGGTGGGCCGGATTGTCGGGCTCAAGACCATCGGCCTGCTCACAAAAGTTTCTCTCGATGTCGGCGGGCAGATTGTCACCTCCGTCATCACGCGCGATGCCTGCCTCGACCTGAAACTGAAAGTGGGCGACACGGCCGCGGCACTCATCAAGGCCACGGAAGTGATGATCATCCGGCCCAACTGGAAAGCTTCCTGA
- a CDS encoding DUF91 domain-containing protein, which produces MAEEVRLWEVDDDSLIEISRAKLDKEDRIEKWVLRDISVLASDLLAIGEQLETAYGKFIDLLCMDSSGGLVIVELKRDKTPREVTAQALDYASWVKMLNADEIEAIASAYLKGQSLESAFKKKFNAELPDVLNEHHSMLVVASEIDDSTERIIRYLSEAGISINAVSFWFFQSRDGREFLSRTFTVAPEEAEKTSAKGKRTVPSPAEMERRAEDAGVGEIYRQCVRTLAPCFENHGTNKTALWFSGAIEDGSSRKMILSLIPGKSSNQKGLRYQVYGKRLADYADTTTDVILKHLPSGPEDYAYYPTAPDDFRGWAGYIRSHEEIQRIADLFVTKEGAAAPH; this is translated from the coding sequence ATGGCCGAGGAAGTTCGCCTTTGGGAAGTGGATGATGACAGCTTAATAGAAATCAGCCGTGCCAAGCTGGACAAGGAGGACCGTATCGAGAAATGGGTCCTGCGCGACATCTCCGTTCTAGCTTCGGACTTGCTCGCCATCGGTGAACAGTTGGAAACCGCATACGGCAAGTTTATTGATCTGTTGTGCATGGATTCGTCCGGGGGACTCGTCATAGTAGAACTAAAGCGTGACAAAACGCCGCGTGAAGTAACCGCGCAAGCGTTGGACTACGCATCGTGGGTGAAGATGCTGAATGCAGACGAAATCGAGGCCATCGCGTCAGCGTATCTCAAGGGGCAGTCACTCGAATCAGCGTTCAAAAAGAAATTCAATGCCGAGCTCCCGGACGTGCTCAACGAACATCATTCGATGCTGGTCGTGGCTTCGGAAATAGATGACAGCACAGAGCGAATCATCCGTTACCTCTCAGAAGCGGGAATTAGCATAAATGCGGTGAGCTTTTGGTTCTTTCAATCGAGAGATGGTCGGGAATTCCTCTCTCGGACATTCACGGTTGCCCCGGAAGAAGCCGAGAAAACCAGTGCGAAAGGAAAACGGACCGTTCCCAGTCCTGCGGAGATGGAGCGTCGAGCAGAGGATGCTGGCGTCGGCGAAATCTACCGCCAGTGTGTTCGTACTCTTGCTCCTTGCTTCGAAAATCATGGGACGAATAAGACCGCGCTGTGGTTTTCCGGTGCTATTGAGGATGGCTCATCGCGCAAGATGATTTTGTCGCTCATACCCGGCAAGAGTAGCAACCAGAAAGGTTTGAGATATCAGGTCTATGGGAAGAGGCTTGCCGACTATGCTGACACAACAACAGACGTCATCCTTAAACACCTGCCGAGCGGCCCGGAAGATTATGCTTACTATCCAACGGCACCAGATGATTTCAGAGGCTGGGCGGGGTACATCCGAAGCCATGAAGAAATTCAGCGGATCGCCGACCTTTTTGTGACGAAAGAGGGAGCGGCTGCACCGCACTGA
- a CDS encoding PDZ domain-containing protein, with the protein MRFFRSCVVIALMGFTSICFGQQLSEGRLMRFPDIYKDKVVFSYAGDLWFASASGGEARRITTSPGLELFPKFSPDGKWIAFTAQYDGNFNVYVMPSEGGQPRQLTYLPDVASIPERMGPNNEVITWYPDSKRILFLSRRSTFNTWFGQLYTVSIDGGLPEKFPLPKGGLTTFSPDATKIVYNRIFRNFRTWKRYTGGMAQDLWLYDLKANTIEQLTHYAGTDTFPMWHGDTIYFTSDRGLDKRLNLYSYDLGNKKVTQLTHYTDFDVMWPSLGPDSIIFENGGYLYIFDLKSHKARKMTVTLPGDRDQMRRRWENVGKLISAFDLSPEGKRALFTARGDVFTVPAEHGSIRNLTQTPDIQERDAAWSPDGQWVAYVSDRTGENQLYIRPQKQSGEETQITTDNKVFLLPPAWSPDSTKLLYADSTLHLYYVNVHDKKPILIDQGKYSDLTQYVWSPDSKWVAYAKAASNNNDAIYLYSLADKKITAVTTSFTESSNPAFDPGGKYLYFLSNRTYNEVLGPYDMEFSNPKSTGIFAVTLRADLPSPFAPRSDEVAASKPKSASESEAEAKKKEKAQEDALKNFKIDLEGIEGRVVGLPIPPGNYNDLQANKGNVFYVSAPTMGLSGPLPGESTAIHVFDMEKRKDSVLMDGANNYTLSFDGNKLLYSAPSAAAGGAAAALFEEGGSSQTFGIIDAKPPEREPQHVGAGALNLAAMQMDVDPAAEWKEIFDDMWRQERDYFFEKSMNGVDWARVREKYAALLPYVGNRFDLNYILGEMLGELSNSHTYVGGGDFPDLHPVDVGLLGVDFEADTASGFYRFKKIYPGQNWDPAVRSPLTEPGVKAKEGDYLLAVNGKPLHLPENPYKPFVNTADQDVTLTVNSKPATEGSWDVLVRPIRSEFKLRELDWIETNREKVDKATGGRVGYVYLPDMEDTGLNEFVRQYFPQIRKEGLIFDVRYNGGGFVDQIILEHLRRILAAMESARNFESNTIPDNVFHGYMADLSNRYSASDGDFFTYFFKKYKLGPVIGERTWGGVRGIRGYIPEIDGGYFTRPEFSLYGLDSQWIIENHGVAPDIEVDNRPDLVMKGQDPQLERAIQYLMKEIQEHPKKLPPRPPDLPAYPPGPGE; encoded by the coding sequence ATGCGCTTCTTCCGCTCTTGCGTTGTTATCGCGCTCATGGGATTCACTTCGATCTGTTTCGGGCAGCAGTTATCTGAAGGCCGCCTGATGCGTTTCCCTGATATTTATAAGGATAAAGTGGTCTTCAGCTACGCGGGCGATTTGTGGTTCGCGTCCGCTTCCGGTGGTGAGGCCCGCAGGATCACCACCAGTCCGGGCCTGGAACTCTTCCCCAAGTTTTCACCCGACGGCAAATGGATTGCCTTCACGGCGCAATACGACGGCAACTTTAACGTCTACGTAATGCCGAGCGAGGGCGGCCAGCCGCGCCAGTTGACTTATCTGCCCGACGTCGCCAGCATTCCCGAGCGCATGGGTCCGAACAACGAGGTGATCACCTGGTATCCCGACAGCAAGCGCATCCTCTTCCTCTCGCGCCGCTCCACCTTCAACACCTGGTTTGGCCAGCTTTACACGGTCAGCATTGACGGCGGCCTTCCCGAAAAGTTTCCGCTGCCCAAGGGTGGCCTCACCACCTTTTCGCCCGACGCGACCAAAATTGTCTATAACCGCATCTTCCGCAATTTCCGCACCTGGAAGCGCTACACAGGCGGCATGGCACAGGACCTGTGGCTCTACGACCTGAAGGCCAACACCATCGAGCAGCTCACCCACTATGCGGGAACGGATACCTTCCCCATGTGGCACGGCGACACCATCTACTTCACTTCTGACCGCGGCCTCGACAAGCGCCTGAACCTTTACAGCTATGATCTCGGCAACAAAAAAGTCACCCAGTTGACGCACTACACCGATTTCGATGTGATGTGGCCCAGCTTGGGGCCGGATTCCATCATTTTTGAGAATGGCGGCTACCTTTACATCTTCGACCTGAAGAGCCACAAGGCCCGGAAGATGACGGTGACCCTGCCCGGCGATCGTGACCAGATGCGGCGCCGCTGGGAAAACGTCGGCAAGCTGATCTCCGCCTTCGATCTTTCGCCCGAGGGCAAGCGGGCGCTCTTCACGGCGCGCGGAGACGTTTTCACCGTGCCCGCCGAACACGGCAGCATCCGCAATCTCACCCAGACCCCGGACATCCAGGAAAGAGACGCGGCCTGGTCGCCCGACGGCCAGTGGGTGGCTTATGTCTCGGATCGCACCGGCGAGAACCAGCTCTACATCCGGCCGCAAAAGCAGTCCGGCGAGGAGACCCAGATCACCACCGACAATAAAGTCTTTCTGCTGCCGCCCGCCTGGTCGCCGGATAGTACCAAGCTGCTCTATGCCGACTCCACCCTGCATCTTTATTATGTGAACGTCCACGACAAGAAGCCCATCCTGATTGACCAGGGCAAGTATTCCGACCTCACCCAATACGTCTGGTCGCCGGACAGCAAGTGGGTGGCCTATGCCAAGGCCGCGAGCAATAACAACGATGCCATTTACCTCTATTCACTGGCCGACAAAAAGATCACCGCCGTCACCACCAGCTTTACCGAGAGCTCGAATCCGGCCTTCGATCCCGGCGGGAAGTATCTCTACTTCCTCTCCAATCGCACTTACAACGAAGTGCTGGGACCCTACGACATGGAGTTCTCAAATCCCAAGTCGACGGGCATTTTTGCCGTCACGCTGCGCGCCGACCTGCCTTCTCCCTTCGCTCCCCGCAGCGACGAGGTTGCCGCCAGCAAGCCCAAATCGGCCTCGGAATCCGAAGCAGAGGCCAAGAAGAAAGAGAAGGCTCAGGAAGACGCTCTGAAGAACTTCAAAATCGACCTCGAAGGAATTGAAGGCCGCGTGGTTGGCCTGCCCATTCCGCCGGGCAATTACAACGACCTCCAGGCCAACAAAGGCAACGTCTTTTACGTGTCTGCGCCGACAATGGGCCTGAGCGGCCCGCTGCCCGGAGAGTCTACTGCCATCCACGTGTTTGACATGGAGAAGCGCAAGGACAGTGTGCTGATGGACGGCGCGAACAACTACACGCTCTCTTTTGATGGCAATAAATTGCTCTATTCGGCGCCCAGCGCAGCCGCAGGCGGCGCAGCAGCCGCCCTGTTTGAAGAAGGCGGCAGTTCGCAGACCTTCGGCATTATTGATGCCAAGCCGCCGGAAAGAGAACCGCAGCACGTTGGCGCCGGTGCCCTGAACCTGGCCGCCATGCAGATGGATGTGGATCCTGCGGCAGAATGGAAAGAAATTTTCGACGATATGTGGCGGCAGGAACGCGACTACTTTTTTGAAAAATCGATGAACGGCGTGGACTGGGCCAGGGTGCGGGAGAAATATGCGGCCCTGCTGCCTTACGTAGGCAACCGCTTTGACCTGAATTACATCCTTGGCGAAATGTTGGGCGAGCTTTCAAATTCGCACACTTATGTGGGCGGCGGCGACTTTCCCGATCTTCATCCCGTGGACGTCGGCCTGCTGGGCGTGGATTTTGAAGCGGACACTGCCAGCGGATTCTATCGCTTCAAGAAAATCTATCCTGGGCAGAACTGGGACCCTGCCGTGCGTTCGCCGCTCACCGAACCCGGCGTGAAGGCGAAGGAAGGCGATTACCTGCTGGCCGTAAACGGGAAACCCTTGCACCTTCCTGAAAATCCCTACAAGCCGTTCGTGAACACAGCGGACCAGGACGTCACCCTCACCGTCAACAGTAAACCCGCCACGGAAGGCTCCTGGGACGTGCTGGTGAGGCCCATCCGCAGCGAATTCAAGCTGCGCGAACTCGACTGGATTGAAACCAACCGCGAGAAGGTCGATAAGGCAACCGGCGGCAGGGTGGGTTACGTTTACCTGCCCGACATGGAAGACACCGGCCTGAATGAATTTGTGAGGCAGTACTTCCCGCAGATCCGAAAAGAGGGCCTCATCTTCGACGTGCGTTACAATGGCGGTGGCTTTGTTGACCAGATCATCCTGGAACACCTGCGCCGCATTCTGGCCGCCATGGAATCCGCCCGCAACTTTGAGAGCAATACCATCCCCGACAACGTCTTCCACGGATATATGGCTGACCTGAGCAACCGCTACAGCGCCTCGGACGGCGACTTCTTTACCTACTTCTTCAAGAAATACAAGCTGGGCCCGGTGATCGGAGAACGCACCTGGGGCGGCGTGCGCGGCATCCGCGGTTACATCCCGGAAATCGATGGTGGATACTTCACGCGGCCGGAATTTTCGCTTTATGGGCTCGACAGCCAATGGATCATCGAGAACCACGGCGTGGCGCCCGACATCGAGGTGGACAATCGTCCCGACCTGGTGATGAAGGGCCAGGACCCCCAACTGGAACGCGCCATCCAGTACCTGATGAAGGAAATCCAGGAGCACCCCAAGAAGCTGCCGCCGCGTCCGCCGGATTTGCCAGCGTATCCACCGGGACCGGGAGAGTAG
- a CDS encoding sugar phosphate isomerase/epimerase family protein: MGKTWTRRTFMGAALAALPSVAYLKAAAASRAMGWKLGIITDEITENFEEALDFISHYDLGYAELRDIWRKNIMNAPQADLDKAKGLIDKHHLKVTDIGSPIFKYNLPQMPAKKGEKRDTFRADFTEQDSDHLLQQSFKLARFFGTRKVRIFSYWRVAEPEKAYPYVRDRLAKAAKLAGENDIVLILENEHECNIGTGEELGKILRDVNSPYLRGNWDPGNAAMLKEIPYPNGYSHVKGLFPHMHIKDVRKGPNGKLQWAPVGGGFIDWKGQFEALRRDKYQGDMSLETHYRRPDGNKVESTRESLMGLFKVIKETA, encoded by the coding sequence ATGGGAAAGACGTGGACCCGCCGGACGTTTATGGGGGCTGCGCTTGCGGCCCTGCCGAGTGTGGCATACTTGAAGGCTGCGGCGGCTTCGAGGGCTATGGGCTGGAAACTCGGAATTATTACTGACGAAATTACCGAGAATTTTGAAGAGGCGCTGGACTTTATCTCGCATTACGACCTCGGGTACGCCGAGCTGCGCGACATATGGCGGAAGAACATCATGAACGCGCCGCAGGCGGACCTGGACAAGGCCAAAGGTCTGATTGACAAGCATCACCTGAAAGTGACCGACATCGGCTCACCGATTTTCAAGTACAACCTTCCGCAAATGCCTGCGAAGAAGGGGGAGAAGCGGGACACGTTCCGGGCCGACTTCACTGAGCAGGATTCGGATCACCTGCTTCAGCAATCGTTCAAGCTGGCCCGGTTTTTCGGCACGCGCAAGGTGCGCATCTTCAGCTACTGGCGCGTAGCGGAGCCGGAAAAGGCTTATCCCTACGTACGCGACCGGCTGGCGAAGGCGGCCAAACTGGCGGGCGAGAATGATATCGTCCTGATTCTTGAAAACGAGCATGAGTGCAACATCGGGACGGGCGAAGAGCTAGGCAAAATTCTCCGCGACGTCAATTCGCCCTACCTGCGCGGAAACTGGGACCCGGGAAACGCGGCCATGCTCAAGGAGATCCCCTATCCCAACGGGTACAGTCACGTGAAGGGTCTGTTCCCGCACATGCACATCAAGGACGTCAGGAAAGGACCCAACGGCAAACTGCAATGGGCACCCGTCGGCGGCGGGTTTATCGACTGGAAGGGACAATTTGAAGCGCTCCGCCGCGACAAATATCAGGGTGACATGTCCCTTGAAACCCATTACCGGCGCCCGGATGGAAACAAGGTAGAGAGCACTCGAGAGTCACTGATGGGCCTGTTTAAAGTGATAAAGGAAACAGCCTGA
- a CDS encoding pyridoxal phosphate-dependent aminotransferase, with the protein MFSSRTDWLLAPNRLTRQLEERRRHGLPVLDLTESNPTRCGFAPEPEILKLLEDPRSLTYEPDPRGPLSARQAVCEYYAARGASVAPDQVFLTTSTSEAYTYAFRLLADPGDKVLVPQPSYPLFEFLAGINDLEVVSYALRYTHEWRIDLDDASDRWVAGPKAMIVVHPNNPTGSFVKRGELETLAESCRGDRGALIADEVFADYALEGGDDRVPSHAAASEVLTFTVSGLSKISALPQMKLGWLVVTGPKGELETALERLEVIADTYLSVSAPLAHALPALLELRKTIQPRIMQRLRSNLCWLDQQAASCRVVTRLKVEGGWYAVLRVLGTASDEDWAVDLLMAEGVLVHPGHFYDFRDEGHLVISLLTDEQIFREGVGRLVARLSENR; encoded by the coding sequence ATGTTCTCATCGCGCACGGACTGGCTTCTGGCGCCGAACCGTCTGACCCGGCAACTCGAGGAGCGCCGCCGACACGGTTTGCCCGTCCTCGACCTTACGGAATCGAATCCCACCCGCTGTGGTTTTGCACCTGAACCGGAAATACTCAAGCTGCTCGAGGACCCGCGGTCGCTGACCTATGAACCAGACCCGCGCGGCCCCCTCTCCGCGCGTCAGGCCGTTTGCGAATACTACGCGGCCCGGGGCGCGAGCGTCGCGCCGGATCAGGTATTCCTCACCACCAGCACCAGCGAGGCCTACACCTACGCGTTTCGTCTGCTGGCGGACCCGGGGGACAAGGTCCTTGTCCCTCAGCCCAGCTACCCTCTTTTTGAATTCCTGGCCGGTATCAATGACCTTGAGGTCGTTTCCTACGCGCTGCGTTACACGCACGAATGGCGCATTGACCTCGACGACGCGTCTGACCGCTGGGTGGCTGGACCCAAGGCCATGATCGTGGTACATCCCAACAATCCCACGGGATCGTTCGTCAAGCGGGGCGAGCTCGAAACTCTTGCCGAATCTTGCCGGGGCGACCGGGGCGCATTGATCGCAGATGAAGTTTTTGCGGACTACGCTCTCGAGGGCGGCGACGATCGTGTTCCGTCGCATGCAGCCGCATCGGAGGTGCTCACATTCACGGTGAGTGGGCTGTCAAAAATTTCGGCATTGCCCCAGATGAAGCTTGGATGGCTGGTGGTGACCGGGCCGAAAGGGGAGTTAGAGACGGCGCTCGAACGCCTCGAGGTGATTGCTGACACTTACCTTTCCGTGAGCGCTCCGCTCGCCCACGCGCTGCCGGCCCTTCTGGAGCTTCGAAAGACGATCCAACCCAGGATTATGCAACGGCTGCGCTCCAATCTGTGCTGGCTGGACCAGCAAGCGGCCTCCTGTCGAGTGGTCACACGCCTGAAGGTAGAAGGTGGCTGGTACGCGGTTTTGAGAGTCCTCGGAACCGCCAGCGACGAGGATTGGGCGGTGGACCTGCTGATGGCCGAAGGCGTGCTGGTTCACCCCGGGCATTTTTACGATTTTCGGGACGAAGGTCACCTTGTGATTAGTCTACTGACGGATGAGCAGATCTTCCGGGAAGGAGTGGGCAGGCTTGTAGCGCGCCTGTCTGAAAACAGATAG